The following are encoded together in the Candidatus Delongbacteria bacterium genome:
- a CDS encoding phosphatase PAP2 family protein codes for MVEKLKNLDRDFFVFLNKDLHFDCLNDFFSTITNQAYAFIPVLIIIIFLVKKYKAKSVYIIVGAAIAVGLSDFITSGIVKKIVMRPRPCETIDNIYFWAKNKNPHWIITDLTEKSSYKKSFSFPSSHAANTMAMAVFISFFYKKLLFILVPFSILIGYSRVYVGVHYPSDVVAGFVFGIFISFFVKYLYDIIYDKLSRK; via the coding sequence ATGGTTGAAAAATTAAAGAATCTGGACAGAGATTTTTTTGTATTTCTTAATAAGGATCTTCATTTTGACTGCCTTAATGATTTTTTTTCAACTATTACTAATCAGGCATATGCTTTTATTCCTGTCCTCATCATAATTATTTTCTTAGTCAAAAAGTATAAAGCAAAATCTGTTTATATTATAGTCGGAGCAGCAATAGCTGTTGGTTTATCTGATTTTATTACAAGTGGAATTGTAAAAAAGATCGTTATGCGACCTAGGCCATGTGAAACAATTGATAATATCTATTTTTGGGCTAAAAACAAAAACCCACATTGGATTATTACAGATTTAACAGAGAAAAGTAGTTATAAAAAATCATTTTCTTTTCCATCTTCGCACGCTGCTAATACAATGGCGATGGCAGTTTTCATTTCTTTTTTTTACAAAAAATTATTGTTTATACTTGTGCCCTTCTCAATTTTAATAGGCTATTCTAGAGTATACGTAGGAGTACACTATCCATCTGATGTTGTAGCAGGTTTTGTTTTTGGAATATTCATCTCTTTTTTTGTTAAATATTTATATGATATAATTTACGATAAACTATCTAGAAAATAA
- a CDS encoding HAD-IA family hydrolase: protein MSKIIITDLGNVIVKVDFDKLKKSLNENLRDSKDFELIMNLNIRFNKGGLTPQEFYNLTMGFMTKQIKYSSFVKLWTDIFKIDEEMCNFYKTLKNDGYNIILASNTDPLHYQHIVESYDLSFLTDSFLSYENHAIKPDQNFFTKLIEKYELTPESSIFIDDLKENIVAAEKAALTVIHHTDNKNTIDRVLSWLKN, encoded by the coding sequence ATGTCAAAGATAATTATTACAGATCTAGGAAATGTTATAGTTAAAGTTGATTTCGATAAATTAAAGAAATCACTAAACGAGAATCTAAGAGACTCAAAAGATTTTGAACTAATAATGAATCTAAACATCAGATTCAATAAGGGTGGATTAACTCCACAAGAGTTTTATAATCTAACCATGGGATTTATGACAAAACAAATTAAATATTCAAGTTTTGTAAAATTATGGACAGATATATTTAAAATAGATGAAGAGATGTGCAATTTCTATAAAACCTTAAAGAATGATGGCTATAATATTATTTTAGCGAGTAATACAGATCCTCTTCATTACCAACATATAGTTGAAAGTTATGATCTCTCTTTTCTAACAGACAGTTTTCTATCCTATGAAAATCATGCAATTAAACCTGATCAGAATTTTTTTACGAAACTAATTGAAAAGTATGAGTTAACACCAGAGAGCTCTATTTTTATAGACGATTTGAAAGAGAATATTGTTGCAGCAGAAAAGGCAGCCCTTACAGTAATACATCATACAGATAATAAAAATACTATTGACCGGGTTCTGTCATGGTTGAAAAATTAA
- the ychF gene encoding redox-regulated ATPase YchF — MALNAGIVGITNTGKTTIFNALTSNETETTSYQFSTIEANKAVVDIPDSRIDDIFSNITSNKKVYSTIEIVDIAGLVKGASKGEGIGNKFLADIKMVDAILHVVRCFDDENVLHVDGSVNPSRDIETVDAELIVKDLETVENRIEKNKKLLKSQNKDAIRMQPIYEKMYTCLENLEHPRTLNLTDDEKSMMHDMNLLTLKPVIYVCNIGEEELMSGDDSNYTMQVQKIAEEHGYGMVKICGKVESEIALMDYNEKMDFLKEYGLTEPGLNMLLHAAYDLLGLRTFITEGEIEVKAWTIKKGMKAPQAAGVIHTDFEKKFIKADVISFEDFKASNYDRNIAKQNGKARLEGKEYEVQDGDVIIFKVGR; from the coding sequence ATGGCATTGAATGCAGGAATCGTAGGAATCACTAACACAGGTAAAACAACTATATTTAACGCTTTAACTTCAAATGAAACAGAAACTACATCATATCAGTTCTCCACTATTGAAGCAAATAAAGCTGTTGTAGATATACCTGACAGCAGAATTGACGATATCTTTTCAAATATCACCTCAAATAAAAAAGTCTACAGTACTATTGAAATTGTTGATATTGCAGGTCTTGTTAAAGGGGCTTCCAAGGGTGAAGGAATTGGTAATAAATTTCTTGCGGACATCAAAATGGTGGATGCCATACTCCACGTTGTAAGATGCTTTGATGATGAAAATGTTCTTCATGTTGACGGATCTGTAAACCCATCTAGAGATATCGAAACCGTAGATGCTGAATTAATTGTTAAAGACTTAGAAACTGTTGAGAACAGAATAGAAAAGAACAAAAAACTTTTAAAGTCCCAGAATAAAGATGCTATTAGAATGCAACCTATCTATGAAAAAATGTATACCTGCCTTGAAAATCTTGAACATCCAAGAACATTGAATCTAACTGATGATGAAAAAAGCATGATGCATGATATGAATTTGCTTACTCTGAAACCGGTAATATATGTTTGCAATATCGGAGAAGAGGAGCTAATGAGTGGTGACGACTCTAACTATACAATGCAAGTACAAAAGATTGCCGAAGAACATGGCTATGGAATGGTAAAAATCTGCGGCAAGGTTGAATCTGAAATAGCATTGATGGATTATAATGAAAAGATGGATTTCCTAAAAGAATACGGACTTACAGAACCTGGATTAAACATGCTTTTACATGCGGCTTATGATTTACTTGGACTTAGAACTTTTATAACTGAAGGTGAGATAGAGGTCAAAGCATGGACTATAAAAAAAGGAATGAAAGCTCCTCAAGCAGCTGGTGTTATCCACACAGATTTTGAGAAAAAATTTATTAAAGCAGATGTAATCTCTTTTGAAGATTTTAAGGCTAGTAATTATGACAGAAATATTGCTAAACAGAATGGAAAAGCCAGACTGGAAGGTAAAGAATACGAAGTTCAAGATGGAGATGTGATTATTTTTAAAGTTGGAAGATAA
- the coaBC gene encoding bifunctional phosphopantothenoylcysteine decarboxylase/phosphopantothenate--cysteine ligase CoaBC: MKDKKILIGISGGIAAYKIPLLIRLYKKAGAEVKVVISKNGLEFVTRVTLETLSNNKIYCETFAEINDYSTEHISLTDWADIFVLAPATANIIGKYANGIADDALSTSLLAFDKDVIIAPAMNCKMYDNFAVQKNMKYLQDNGVHFLDAEIGMLACGYSGKGRMAEPEDIFDFTKHVFNRKSDSILKGKNILVTAGGTREPIDPVRYLANRSSGKTGYEIANYFRDLGCNVTLISGITNLKKPYGVKTLMVESSNEMHKAVLSELNSSNILIMAAAVADYTFEYSESKIKKNGKDPFFNPIPSVDILKDISKIKKDNQIFVGFALETDNVYDNAVKKLKNKNLDFIVMNSITENFSPFGSENNSVRIIGKNGYDQNYEDINKDQIGQFIEDAILGLK; encoded by the coding sequence TTGAAAGATAAAAAAATTCTTATAGGTATAAGTGGAGGGATTGCAGCATACAAAATTCCTCTTCTTATAAGACTTTACAAAAAAGCTGGTGCAGAGGTAAAGGTTGTTATTTCTAAGAATGGTCTCGAGTTTGTGACCAGAGTTACTCTTGAAACGCTTTCAAACAACAAAATTTATTGTGAAACTTTTGCTGAAATAAACGATTATTCTACAGAACATATTTCCCTTACTGACTGGGCAGACATCTTTGTTTTAGCTCCAGCTACTGCTAATATCATTGGCAAATATGCAAATGGCATTGCAGACGATGCTTTGTCTACCTCGTTGCTAGCTTTCGATAAGGACGTTATAATTGCACCTGCCATGAATTGTAAGATGTATGATAATTTTGCAGTTCAAAAAAATATGAAATATTTGCAAGATAATGGTGTGCACTTTCTTGATGCTGAGATTGGTATGCTTGCCTGTGGATATTCTGGTAAGGGTAGGATGGCTGAACCTGAAGATATTTTTGATTTTACTAAACATGTTTTTAATAGAAAAAGTGATTCAATTCTAAAAGGTAAAAATATATTAGTTACTGCCGGAGGGACCAGAGAACCTATAGATCCTGTCAGATATTTAGCAAACAGATCATCTGGTAAAACCGGGTATGAAATAGCAAATTATTTCAGAGATTTAGGATGCAATGTAACCCTTATTTCTGGAATAACTAATCTGAAAAAACCTTATGGTGTTAAAACTTTAATGGTTGAATCTTCAAATGAGATGCACAAAGCTGTTCTTTCTGAGTTAAATTCTTCCAACATTCTTATAATGGCTGCTGCAGTTGCTGATTATACTTTTGAATACTCTGAATCCAAAATCAAAAAAAATGGGAAAGATCCATTTTTTAATCCAATCCCTTCTGTTGATATTTTAAAAGATATTTCCAAAATAAAAAAAGATAATCAGATTTTTGTGGGTTTTGCCCTTGAAACAGACAATGTGTATGACAATGCGGTAAAAAAACTTAAAAATAAAAATTTAGATTTCATTGTCATGAATAGCATAACTGAGAACTTTTCACCATTTGGAAGTGAGAATAATTCTGTTAGAATTATTGGAAAAAATGGATATGATCAGAATTATGAAGATATAAACAAAGATCAAATTGGTCAATTTATCGAAGATGCTATACTAGGTTTAAAGTAG